The DNA window GGCTCGGAAATAGCGATTGTTACTTTAGGTCATGCCCAGCCGTACAATGTCCATAAGGACTTCGGCTGCTTGGCAGTTACCCGATTTGCGCCTATTCTTTGCGGGTACCTCAAGACCGGAGCGTCCATGAAACCAGCACCCGCACGCAAGCCTAAGATTCGTATCGCAGTAGTTGAAACGGATCCACTTCGCCTGATCGGCCTTCGCGCACTGTTCGATTCGGAACCTGAATTCGAGCTTTCCGCTACAACATTGACTCAAATCGCCAATCAGCCCAGCGTGGACATCATCCTGCTTGGGGCTCAGCCGGGACAAAATCTATTCGACGTGATGGCGGGGTTAAAAGCCGCTCGTCCGGATCTGCGCATCATTGTGACCGGAACCGGCGCGGACGACGAATCCATCCTTAAAGCGGTCGCCGCGGGCGCCAAGGGATACGTCGACGAAGCAGCTACGCCCGAGGAATTCGTGCAGGCCATCCGCATTGTCAACCAAGGATCGGTTTGGGCGCCTCGCCGTGTGCTTTCGATGTTCATCGAGCGCGTCAGCACATCGCCCGGTCGCATCTTCCCCGCGGGTCGGGTTACGTTCACGGACCGCGAAAAGCAGGTCCTGGAACTCCTGGTCGCCGGACGCTCAAACAAGGAAATCGGCTCTGTGCTTGGCATCGAAGAGCGCACAGTCAAAGCTCACGTCGCCAAGTTAATGAGGAAAGTTGGCGTCCAGAACCGCATTGCGCTATCGGTACATGCAATCACGCACAGTCTTGTGAGCAACAAGTAGTTCTTGGTCTAGCCCGGAAGGGCATAGACCTAATGTAACTTGGCGATTCCGGCGGTATGCCGCATACTCGCTTCACCTACCACAGAACCTGGGAGACAGGGGCTGGGATTCAGACGAAAGTCGCGAATTCCAGCCCTTCTTATTTTCCGCGTGAACCACATCAGCCAACCTCAGGAACAACTTACGTGACCGGTCTGCGTTAGCATTAGGGCACACCCCAACGGGTGTAAGCGATTCTCCCCCGAGGTTGTGATGAAACGCATCCTGATTCTTGCCACGCTGGTAGTCCTTATCCATTCACTTTCTTTCGCGCAAGGTGACCGCGCTAAAGTTTCTTCGCGCATCGAGGAAGCCGGCAATGTACTGAATGAAATCATGGCAGCGCCTGACAGTGGCATTCCTGAAGAGATATTCAGTTCCGCCAAGTGCGTTGCGGTAGTGCCATCGTTCCTGAAAGGCGGTTTGGGGTTCGGGGCCGCTTATGGCAAGGGAGTAGCGAGTTGCCGCACCGAAAAGGGCTGGAGCAGCCCGGCATTCTTCAGCCTGAAAGGCGGCAGCTTCGGGCTCCAGATCGGCGGCGAAGCGGTCGACCTCGTCATGCTCATCATGAATGATGCCGGAATG is part of the Terriglobales bacterium genome and encodes:
- a CDS encoding response regulator transcription factor encodes the protein MKPAPARKPKIRIAVVETDPLRLIGLRALFDSEPEFELSATTLTQIANQPSVDIILLGAQPGQNLFDVMAGLKAARPDLRIIVTGTGADDESILKAVAAGAKGYVDEAATPEEFVQAIRIVNQGSVWAPRRVLSMFIERVSTSPGRIFPAGRVTFTDREKQVLELLVAGRSNKEIGSVLGIEERTVKAHVAKLMRKVGVQNRIALSVHAITHSLVSNK
- a CDS encoding lipid-binding SYLF domain-containing protein, encoding MKRILILATLVVLIHSLSFAQGDRAKVSSRIEEAGNVLNEIMAAPDSGIPEEIFSSAKCVAVVPSFLKGGLGFGAAYGKGVASCRTEKGWSSPAFFSLKGGSFGLQIGGEAVDLVMLIMNDAGMKNLLSSKFKLGADGSVAAGPVGRHAEGSTDWKMKAQVLTYSRARGVFAGITINGSVISQGKDDTRSFYGRMVPFKTILNGNIEAPADSAPFLQALTKYSGVPAPAAPQTPNSGN